One stretch of Oncorhynchus masou masou isolate Uvic2021 chromosome 9, UVic_Omas_1.1, whole genome shotgun sequence DNA includes these proteins:
- the LOC135546064 gene encoding cell surface glycoprotein MUC18-like isoform X4, with product MALRMKASTFVGLSLLSLTWKAAWAKVEVNMEDRVEVFLGDTAQITCMFTVSDSHDDVIIQWYMITKTNVRSRIYYGDRNVQVVDRDGQFTDKISVNGMGKSSEVVLTIRDVALEDELEFICQVNGLSAGNMEGRTMLKVFASPDRPNIEGVHAGISVSKNNPSKIGSCEAKNGYPRPNITWYRDQSPLQNTPGEVSVVTLVTKESSGLYTVQSDLHLNVVKEDEDSFFYCEVSYLVPGGTKMTETNKINITVHYPTTSLDVWVESPKGRVKEGDTVEVHCRANGNPQPPFTFMHNMQELESELNVLVLKDVMRLSSGDITCTSLDLDTHEETVGHTELFVDYLDQAVLIPKDTHVMAQGEELMATCNALSSLPTHTEWFKKGEHFAEGHTLTLKDAVFDMAGTYVCVVKVPSLEGLETSGSLHVHVQGPPEIKESADTVLEEVTDKFLNLSCHARGYPTPVITWSSSDESQILKEVSHRQTEDGVLSVVSVKVTSDVTANCNASNVHGTDSVLFRIKAIVQTTSSAPSTTEGSGVIIAVIIICILLLAVLGSVLYFLYKKGKIPCGRSGKQDLTKPSKDSTMVEINNDNTEEAVLLGVNGDKKPPSDQGDKYMDVQK from the exons cagcCTGGGCCAAGGTCGAGGTGAACATGGAAGACAGAGTGGAGGTGTTCCTTGGGGACACGGCCCAGATTACCTGCATGTTCACGGTCTCAGACAGCCACGATGATGTCATTATCCAGTGGTACATG ATCACAAAGACCAATGTCCGCTCGAGGATCTACTACGGAGACAGAAACGTGCAGGTAGTCGACCGGGACGGGCAGTTCACAGACAAGATCAGTGTGAACGGGATGGGGAAGAGCAGCGAGGTGGTGCTGACCATCAGGGACGTGGCGCTGGAGGATGAGCTAGAGTTCATCTGCCAAGTCAACGGACTGTCAGCGGGTAACATGGAGGGACGCACGATGCTCAAGGTGTTCG CGTCGCCTGATCGTCCAAACATTGAGGGGGTGCACGCTGGGATCTCTGTCAGCAAAAATAACCCATCTaag ATAGGGAGCTGTGAGGCTAAGAATGGTTACCCCAGGCCCAACATCACTTGGTACCGTGACCAGAGCCCACTGCAGAACACGCCAGGCG AGGTCAGTGTGGTGACCCTGGTCACTAAGGAGTCCAGTGGTCTGTACACTGTCCAGAGTGACCTTCACCTGAATGTGGTCAAGGAAGACGAGGATTCGTTCTTCTACTGCGAAGTCAGCTACCTTGTCCCTGGTGGAACCAAGATGACTGAGACCAACAAGATCAACATCACTGTCCACT ATCCAACCACTTCTCTTGATGTGTGGGTGGAGTCACCAAAGGGGCGTGTCAAAGAAGGGGACACAGTTGAGGTCCATTGCCGTGCCAATGGGAATCCTCAACCACCCTTTACATTCATGCACAATATG CAAGAGTTGGAATCGGAGCTGAACGTGTTGGTCCTGAAAGACGTGATGCGTCTAAGCAGCGGCGACATCACCTGTACCTCACTAGACCTGGACACACATGAAGAAACCGTAGGGCACACAGAGCTCTTCGTCGACT ATCTGGACCAGGCTGTGTTGATTCCCAAAGACACCCATGTCATGGCCCAGGGAGAAGAGCTGATGGCCACCTGCAATGCCCTGTCCTCCCTGCCCACACACACTGAATGGTTCAAG aaaggAGAACATTTTGCAGAGGGCCACACACTGACCCTGAAGGACGCTGTGTTTGACATGGCGGGGACGTACGTGTGTGTGGTGAAGGTGCCTTCACTAGAAGGACTGGAGACCAGTGGTTCTTTACATGTCCACGTACAGG GACCCCCAGAGATCAAGGAGTCAGCAGACACAGTCCTGGAGGAGGTCACAGATAAGTTCCTTAACCTGAGCTGCCATGCTAGAGGATACCCAACCCCTGTTATCACCTGGAGCTCCTCTGATGAATCTCAG ATCCTGAAAGAGGtgtcccacagacagacagaggatggGGTTCTCAGTGTGGTGAGCGTCAAGGTGACCTCTGACGTCACAGCCAACTGCAACGCCTCCAACGTCCATGGTACAGACTCCGTCCTCTTCAGGATCAAAGCCA TTGTCCAAACGACCTCGTCAGCTCCCAGTACTACAG AGGGCAGCGGTGTGATCATCGCTGTCATCATCATCTGTATTCTCCTGCTGGCTGTCCTTGGCAGTGTGCTGTACTTCCTGTACAAGAAGGGCAAGATCCCATGTGGGCGTTCAGGCAAGCAGGATCT taccaaACCGAGTAAGGACAGCACAATGGTGGAGATTAATAATGACAACACGGA
- the LOC135546064 gene encoding cell surface glycoprotein MUC18-like isoform X1 yields MALRMKASTFVGLSLLSLTWKAAWAKVEVNMEDRVEVFLGDTAQITCMFTVSDSHDDVIIQWYMITKTNVRSRIYYGDRNVQVVDRDGQFTDKISVNGMGKSSEVVLTIRDVALEDELEFICQVNGLSAGNMEGRTMLKVFASPDRPNIEGVHAGISVSKNNPSKIGSCEAKNGYPRPNITWYRDQSPLQNTPGEVSVVTLVTKESSGLYTVQSDLHLNVVKEDEDSFFYCEVSYLVPGGTKMTETNKINITVHYPTTSLDVWVESPKGRVKEGDTVEVHCRANGNPQPPFTFMHNMQELESELNVLVLKDVMRLSSGDITCTSLDLDTHEETVGHTELFVDYLDQAVLIPKDTHVMAQGEELMATCNALSSLPTHTEWFKKGEHFAEGHTLTLKDAVFDMAGTYVCVVKVPSLEGLETSGSLHVHVQGPPEIKESADTVLEEVTDKFLNLSCHARGYPTPVITWSSSDESQILKEVSHRQTEDGVLSVVSVKVTSDVTANCNASNVHGTDSVLFRIKAIVQTTSSAPSTTVTTVTPVTPPKRVKKEGSGVIIAVIIICILLLAVLGSVLYFLYKKGKIPCGRSGKQDLTKPSKDSTMVEINNDNTEEAVLLGVNGDKKPPSDQGDKYMDVQK; encoded by the exons cagcCTGGGCCAAGGTCGAGGTGAACATGGAAGACAGAGTGGAGGTGTTCCTTGGGGACACGGCCCAGATTACCTGCATGTTCACGGTCTCAGACAGCCACGATGATGTCATTATCCAGTGGTACATG ATCACAAAGACCAATGTCCGCTCGAGGATCTACTACGGAGACAGAAACGTGCAGGTAGTCGACCGGGACGGGCAGTTCACAGACAAGATCAGTGTGAACGGGATGGGGAAGAGCAGCGAGGTGGTGCTGACCATCAGGGACGTGGCGCTGGAGGATGAGCTAGAGTTCATCTGCCAAGTCAACGGACTGTCAGCGGGTAACATGGAGGGACGCACGATGCTCAAGGTGTTCG CGTCGCCTGATCGTCCAAACATTGAGGGGGTGCACGCTGGGATCTCTGTCAGCAAAAATAACCCATCTaag ATAGGGAGCTGTGAGGCTAAGAATGGTTACCCCAGGCCCAACATCACTTGGTACCGTGACCAGAGCCCACTGCAGAACACGCCAGGCG AGGTCAGTGTGGTGACCCTGGTCACTAAGGAGTCCAGTGGTCTGTACACTGTCCAGAGTGACCTTCACCTGAATGTGGTCAAGGAAGACGAGGATTCGTTCTTCTACTGCGAAGTCAGCTACCTTGTCCCTGGTGGAACCAAGATGACTGAGACCAACAAGATCAACATCACTGTCCACT ATCCAACCACTTCTCTTGATGTGTGGGTGGAGTCACCAAAGGGGCGTGTCAAAGAAGGGGACACAGTTGAGGTCCATTGCCGTGCCAATGGGAATCCTCAACCACCCTTTACATTCATGCACAATATG CAAGAGTTGGAATCGGAGCTGAACGTGTTGGTCCTGAAAGACGTGATGCGTCTAAGCAGCGGCGACATCACCTGTACCTCACTAGACCTGGACACACATGAAGAAACCGTAGGGCACACAGAGCTCTTCGTCGACT ATCTGGACCAGGCTGTGTTGATTCCCAAAGACACCCATGTCATGGCCCAGGGAGAAGAGCTGATGGCCACCTGCAATGCCCTGTCCTCCCTGCCCACACACACTGAATGGTTCAAG aaaggAGAACATTTTGCAGAGGGCCACACACTGACCCTGAAGGACGCTGTGTTTGACATGGCGGGGACGTACGTGTGTGTGGTGAAGGTGCCTTCACTAGAAGGACTGGAGACCAGTGGTTCTTTACATGTCCACGTACAGG GACCCCCAGAGATCAAGGAGTCAGCAGACACAGTCCTGGAGGAGGTCACAGATAAGTTCCTTAACCTGAGCTGCCATGCTAGAGGATACCCAACCCCTGTTATCACCTGGAGCTCCTCTGATGAATCTCAG ATCCTGAAAGAGGtgtcccacagacagacagaggatggGGTTCTCAGTGTGGTGAGCGTCAAGGTGACCTCTGACGTCACAGCCAACTGCAACGCCTCCAACGTCCATGGTACAGACTCCGTCCTCTTCAGGATCAAAGCCA TTGTCCAAACGACCTCGTCAGCTCCCAGTACTACAG taacaacagtaacccCAGTAACTCCTCCGAAGAGAGTCAAGAAAG AGGGCAGCGGTGTGATCATCGCTGTCATCATCATCTGTATTCTCCTGCTGGCTGTCCTTGGCAGTGTGCTGTACTTCCTGTACAAGAAGGGCAAGATCCCATGTGGGCGTTCAGGCAAGCAGGATCT taccaaACCGAGTAAGGACAGCACAATGGTGGAGATTAATAATGACAACACGGA
- the LOC135546064 gene encoding cell surface glycoprotein MUC18-like isoform X3, with the protein MALRMKASTFVGLSLLSLTWKAAWAKVEVNMEDRVEVFLGDTAQITCMFTVSDSHDDVIIQWYMITKTNVRSRIYYGDRNVQVVDRDGQFTDKISVNGMGKSSEVVLTIRDVALEDELEFICQVNGLSAGNMEGRTMLKVFASPDRPNIEGVHAGISVSKNNPSKIGSCEAKNGYPRPNITWYRDQSPLQNTPGEVSVVTLVTKESSGLYTVQSDLHLNVVKEDEDSFFYCEVSYLVPGGTKMTETNKINITVHYPTTSLDVWVESPKGRVKEGDTVEVHCRANGNPQPPFTFMHNMQELESELNVLVLKDVMRLSSGDITCTSLDLDTHEETVGHTELFVDYLDQAVLIPKDTHVMAQGEELMATCNALSSLPTHTEWFKKGEHFAEGHTLTLKDAVFDMAGTYVCVVKVPSLEGLETSGSLHVHVQGPPEIKESADTVLEEVTDKFLNLSCHARGYPTPVITWSSSDESQILKEVSHRQTEDGVLSVVSVKVTSDVTANCNASNVHGTDSVLFRIKAIVQTTSSAPSTTVTTVTPVTPPKRVKKEGSGVIIAVIIICILLLAVLGSVLYFLYKKGKIPCGRSGKQDLTKPSKDSTMVEINNDNTEEAVLLGVNGDKKPPSDQ; encoded by the exons cagcCTGGGCCAAGGTCGAGGTGAACATGGAAGACAGAGTGGAGGTGTTCCTTGGGGACACGGCCCAGATTACCTGCATGTTCACGGTCTCAGACAGCCACGATGATGTCATTATCCAGTGGTACATG ATCACAAAGACCAATGTCCGCTCGAGGATCTACTACGGAGACAGAAACGTGCAGGTAGTCGACCGGGACGGGCAGTTCACAGACAAGATCAGTGTGAACGGGATGGGGAAGAGCAGCGAGGTGGTGCTGACCATCAGGGACGTGGCGCTGGAGGATGAGCTAGAGTTCATCTGCCAAGTCAACGGACTGTCAGCGGGTAACATGGAGGGACGCACGATGCTCAAGGTGTTCG CGTCGCCTGATCGTCCAAACATTGAGGGGGTGCACGCTGGGATCTCTGTCAGCAAAAATAACCCATCTaag ATAGGGAGCTGTGAGGCTAAGAATGGTTACCCCAGGCCCAACATCACTTGGTACCGTGACCAGAGCCCACTGCAGAACACGCCAGGCG AGGTCAGTGTGGTGACCCTGGTCACTAAGGAGTCCAGTGGTCTGTACACTGTCCAGAGTGACCTTCACCTGAATGTGGTCAAGGAAGACGAGGATTCGTTCTTCTACTGCGAAGTCAGCTACCTTGTCCCTGGTGGAACCAAGATGACTGAGACCAACAAGATCAACATCACTGTCCACT ATCCAACCACTTCTCTTGATGTGTGGGTGGAGTCACCAAAGGGGCGTGTCAAAGAAGGGGACACAGTTGAGGTCCATTGCCGTGCCAATGGGAATCCTCAACCACCCTTTACATTCATGCACAATATG CAAGAGTTGGAATCGGAGCTGAACGTGTTGGTCCTGAAAGACGTGATGCGTCTAAGCAGCGGCGACATCACCTGTACCTCACTAGACCTGGACACACATGAAGAAACCGTAGGGCACACAGAGCTCTTCGTCGACT ATCTGGACCAGGCTGTGTTGATTCCCAAAGACACCCATGTCATGGCCCAGGGAGAAGAGCTGATGGCCACCTGCAATGCCCTGTCCTCCCTGCCCACACACACTGAATGGTTCAAG aaaggAGAACATTTTGCAGAGGGCCACACACTGACCCTGAAGGACGCTGTGTTTGACATGGCGGGGACGTACGTGTGTGTGGTGAAGGTGCCTTCACTAGAAGGACTGGAGACCAGTGGTTCTTTACATGTCCACGTACAGG GACCCCCAGAGATCAAGGAGTCAGCAGACACAGTCCTGGAGGAGGTCACAGATAAGTTCCTTAACCTGAGCTGCCATGCTAGAGGATACCCAACCCCTGTTATCACCTGGAGCTCCTCTGATGAATCTCAG ATCCTGAAAGAGGtgtcccacagacagacagaggatggGGTTCTCAGTGTGGTGAGCGTCAAGGTGACCTCTGACGTCACAGCCAACTGCAACGCCTCCAACGTCCATGGTACAGACTCCGTCCTCTTCAGGATCAAAGCCA TTGTCCAAACGACCTCGTCAGCTCCCAGTACTACAG taacaacagtaacccCAGTAACTCCTCCGAAGAGAGTCAAGAAAG AGGGCAGCGGTGTGATCATCGCTGTCATCATCATCTGTATTCTCCTGCTGGCTGTCCTTGGCAGTGTGCTGTACTTCCTGTACAAGAAGGGCAAGATCCCATGTGGGCGTTCAGGCAAGCAGGATCT taccaaACCGAGTAAGGACAGCACAATGGTGGAGATTAATAATGACAACACGGA
- the LOC135546064 gene encoding cell surface glycoprotein MUC18-like isoform X2, with protein MALRMKASTFVGLSLLSLTWKAWAKVEVNMEDRVEVFLGDTAQITCMFTVSDSHDDVIIQWYMITKTNVRSRIYYGDRNVQVVDRDGQFTDKISVNGMGKSSEVVLTIRDVALEDELEFICQVNGLSAGNMEGRTMLKVFASPDRPNIEGVHAGISVSKNNPSKIGSCEAKNGYPRPNITWYRDQSPLQNTPGEVSVVTLVTKESSGLYTVQSDLHLNVVKEDEDSFFYCEVSYLVPGGTKMTETNKINITVHYPTTSLDVWVESPKGRVKEGDTVEVHCRANGNPQPPFTFMHNMQELESELNVLVLKDVMRLSSGDITCTSLDLDTHEETVGHTELFVDYLDQAVLIPKDTHVMAQGEELMATCNALSSLPTHTEWFKKGEHFAEGHTLTLKDAVFDMAGTYVCVVKVPSLEGLETSGSLHVHVQGPPEIKESADTVLEEVTDKFLNLSCHARGYPTPVITWSSSDESQILKEVSHRQTEDGVLSVVSVKVTSDVTANCNASNVHGTDSVLFRIKAIVQTTSSAPSTTVTTVTPVTPPKRVKKEGSGVIIAVIIICILLLAVLGSVLYFLYKKGKIPCGRSGKQDLTKPSKDSTMVEINNDNTEEAVLLGVNGDKKPPSDQGDKYMDVQK; from the exons cCTGGGCCAAGGTCGAGGTGAACATGGAAGACAGAGTGGAGGTGTTCCTTGGGGACACGGCCCAGATTACCTGCATGTTCACGGTCTCAGACAGCCACGATGATGTCATTATCCAGTGGTACATG ATCACAAAGACCAATGTCCGCTCGAGGATCTACTACGGAGACAGAAACGTGCAGGTAGTCGACCGGGACGGGCAGTTCACAGACAAGATCAGTGTGAACGGGATGGGGAAGAGCAGCGAGGTGGTGCTGACCATCAGGGACGTGGCGCTGGAGGATGAGCTAGAGTTCATCTGCCAAGTCAACGGACTGTCAGCGGGTAACATGGAGGGACGCACGATGCTCAAGGTGTTCG CGTCGCCTGATCGTCCAAACATTGAGGGGGTGCACGCTGGGATCTCTGTCAGCAAAAATAACCCATCTaag ATAGGGAGCTGTGAGGCTAAGAATGGTTACCCCAGGCCCAACATCACTTGGTACCGTGACCAGAGCCCACTGCAGAACACGCCAGGCG AGGTCAGTGTGGTGACCCTGGTCACTAAGGAGTCCAGTGGTCTGTACACTGTCCAGAGTGACCTTCACCTGAATGTGGTCAAGGAAGACGAGGATTCGTTCTTCTACTGCGAAGTCAGCTACCTTGTCCCTGGTGGAACCAAGATGACTGAGACCAACAAGATCAACATCACTGTCCACT ATCCAACCACTTCTCTTGATGTGTGGGTGGAGTCACCAAAGGGGCGTGTCAAAGAAGGGGACACAGTTGAGGTCCATTGCCGTGCCAATGGGAATCCTCAACCACCCTTTACATTCATGCACAATATG CAAGAGTTGGAATCGGAGCTGAACGTGTTGGTCCTGAAAGACGTGATGCGTCTAAGCAGCGGCGACATCACCTGTACCTCACTAGACCTGGACACACATGAAGAAACCGTAGGGCACACAGAGCTCTTCGTCGACT ATCTGGACCAGGCTGTGTTGATTCCCAAAGACACCCATGTCATGGCCCAGGGAGAAGAGCTGATGGCCACCTGCAATGCCCTGTCCTCCCTGCCCACACACACTGAATGGTTCAAG aaaggAGAACATTTTGCAGAGGGCCACACACTGACCCTGAAGGACGCTGTGTTTGACATGGCGGGGACGTACGTGTGTGTGGTGAAGGTGCCTTCACTAGAAGGACTGGAGACCAGTGGTTCTTTACATGTCCACGTACAGG GACCCCCAGAGATCAAGGAGTCAGCAGACACAGTCCTGGAGGAGGTCACAGATAAGTTCCTTAACCTGAGCTGCCATGCTAGAGGATACCCAACCCCTGTTATCACCTGGAGCTCCTCTGATGAATCTCAG ATCCTGAAAGAGGtgtcccacagacagacagaggatggGGTTCTCAGTGTGGTGAGCGTCAAGGTGACCTCTGACGTCACAGCCAACTGCAACGCCTCCAACGTCCATGGTACAGACTCCGTCCTCTTCAGGATCAAAGCCA TTGTCCAAACGACCTCGTCAGCTCCCAGTACTACAG taacaacagtaacccCAGTAACTCCTCCGAAGAGAGTCAAGAAAG AGGGCAGCGGTGTGATCATCGCTGTCATCATCATCTGTATTCTCCTGCTGGCTGTCCTTGGCAGTGTGCTGTACTTCCTGTACAAGAAGGGCAAGATCCCATGTGGGCGTTCAGGCAAGCAGGATCT taccaaACCGAGTAAGGACAGCACAATGGTGGAGATTAATAATGACAACACGGA